AAATTGGACGCCATATTGCTGGAGTGCGTGACACAGATGATGTCTCCGTGCCGCCATCTTGGCTAACTTGCTACTGTGATGTGGCATtggtctgtgattggctggtgaccagttcagggtctaccccgttcctcgcccgaagatagccgggataggctccagcacacccgcgaccctagtgaggaaaagcggtacaggaaatggatggaaggtGGCATTGGTAAATGAGAAACAAAGAGGATTTGCGTATGTTATGAACCAAACAACACATTCAGACCGAACCGTATTGACAGTTTTCAAAAACCGTTCCATCCCCATGGAAACACCAAGCTCCCtcattccatgcagtggccacaACTGGCTATCAAACTATGCccacaatatataatataagaaaaaaaaaaaaaacttgcttgaAGTCTatagtgttttgtgttatttggcgCAGTTAGTGTAGCCGCCAGAGGTCGGGCACAACAGCGTTTGGTCccgccagcctcacagttgctGGCGCAAGTCGCTCGGTGAGTAGGAGGAGGGAATGAAATATACCCAAGGGGACCGGTGTGGGTCACGGTACTGTGGCCGTTTATGGCGTAGAAGCTTGTTGTCCTGCTTAAtttcaaaggagggaaaattgtccCGGCGTGTGGCTGATGGTCAGTATGCTGGCTCAGAGGCTGCTTCTCCGCAGCCCGTGAGAGTGTGGTCAACGTCCGTCGGTGGGACTTATTCTCTGCACGCACCGCCGAGGAGCTTTGAAAGAAGccacatatttgattgacagatgaaAATTCCAGGGAGGCGGGGTTTTCAGAACATTCAACGAATCAATGGTCAAGAATCTCAATTctcattttgaagcctgatttcagttttttcaaatgtattcctTAATGGCCCAGCATGGTAACAAGACCCTTCCcagatgtgtcaaatttaagcCCTTCTTTGGTCTGTTTCGTACTACTTCGAggatgcaggggtccactgaaTATACCATTGTTGATACTTGTTTTTATGCACTATTATTTGACACTTTCTCACATTTGACTGTTCTTGTTGACATACCCGTTTtattatttccaataaataacTCATCTGGCTCTCCTAATaaccataaatataaatataatctgTAATACACAATCCTAAAGTCACAACATGAGAATTGACTTGACCAAACCACGTGTGTTTGTCGTcttgtcttgcagacatcactgAAGATCTCCGGCAGGAGCCAGAGACACCTCCCGTTAAACAGGAAGAAGAGGTCccccacatcaaagaggaagaggagccacAGCCCCCTGAcattaaaaaagaggaagaggaccTCCACATTGAGGAGGAAGAGCAGCCTCCcaacattaaagaggaagaggaggaggaggctatCACCAAGTTTCCATCAATTGGTGTCCCTGTGAAAAGTGGAgctgaaggtcaaagtgaggagaacAGAGGTGCAGAGCCTCTAACCAGCAGCAGCTCCAGTCAACATATGACATCGGAAGATGATGGCGACCACTGtagaggatcacaagcagacggcctcttcgctccactatcagatagtgacgacacgTCACACTCATCTGACTATGATGATTATAAACGGTCTGAAGGTCATAAGACATGTTACACTGACAACAAGCAATGGAAAccttctcagtgtgggaaaacgtCTTGTAAGGGCAAATTGAAACAACACATGAGAGTACACACTGGAGacaaaccttttgtctgctcagtttgtggtcaaggATTCACTCGGAAGGgagacttaaaaatacacacaagaacccacacgggtgagaaaccttttgcctgctcagtttgtggt
The window above is part of the Phycodurus eques isolate BA_2022a unplaced genomic scaffold, UOR_Pequ_1.1 contig_27, whole genome shotgun sequence genome. Proteins encoded here:
- the LOC133398251 gene encoding oocyte zinc finger protein XlCOF6.1-like; translated protein: MCARRTAEYEEELCGAEDENEPQRRRLDAVCKMQHRDAQHREDITEDLRQEPETPPVKQEEEVPHIKEEEEPQPPDIKKEEEDLHIEEEEQPPNIKEEEEEEAITKFPSIGVPVKSGAEGQSEENRGAEPLTSSSSSQHMTSEDDGDHCRGSQADGLFAPLSDSDDTSHSSDYDDYKRSEGHKTCYTDNKQWKPSQCGKTSCKGKLKQHMRVHTGDKPFVCSVCGQGFTRKGDLKIHTRTHTGEKPFACSVCGQSFTRKGDLKIHTRTHTGEKPFTCTVCSKQFSHKGNLRSHTRTHTGEKPFACAVCGQRFSDKGNLTKHTRTHTGEKPFSCSVCCQRFSEKGDLKRHTRTHTGEKPFACTICGQRFSRRYWAKTHKCAGENRSDQEA